One genomic segment of Mytilus trossulus isolate FHL-02 chromosome 4, PNRI_Mtr1.1.1.hap1, whole genome shotgun sequence includes these proteins:
- the LOC134713787 gene encoding SKI family transcriptional corepressor 1 homolog-B-like, with protein MLNESSRDLTQIPPTPQKRTKPVMYVRNNHVTTVMLHGVSIVCLTIENKERLCLAQISNTLLKSYSYNEIHNRRVALGITCVQCTPVQLEILRRAGAMPISSRRCGMITKREAERLVKSFLEDNSPPKLPDNFSFDVYHECGWGGRGKFEPSRYNSSRAKCIKCIYCNMYFSPNKFIFHFHKTPESKYNHPDAANFNSWRRHLKLVDFDADDVVHAWEDVKAMFNGGSRKRLLSSAIRGPSQSQTNHSQSSVKKPRVNVSSGENIDSCQNSYPPFPFLSVPGKSYPISPFNHSPPFGIGLHLNKDNFDAKTSSGFQTGWGLPSFMPSYGMMWNHGLINPNRLPVTNNNCYSLKVTNNEETRQACEREHGSSSSPESSPSYCDKNERFSAFRPVGRNATCRSTPDSTKTDDKISCDEENDEINITDEIVETEGEEKEESLPITKETKKGPISPAFISFDGQSSNEQDKEKKDLSDISTTSEKRTDKISQNTEENKTETDLPSEKKQDIPEQALDLCCKSSLHQSAENVAQLSKEDLQDQLKKEMDLRRQIEKEIMDIKDALSHELLQERHVRLTLHQKLKEAHEALSKFSNSITSTKSDLNY; from the exons aaCGAGAGCAGTCGAGATCTTACACAAATTCCGCCGACTCCTCAAAAGAGAACAAAACCAGTGATGTATGTCCGTAATAATCATGTGACAACAGTTATGTTACACGGTGTATCCATTGTATGTCTTACAATCGAGAACAAAGAAAGATTGTGTCTTGCACAGATATCCAATACACTGCTTAAAAGTTACAGCTATAACGAAATCCATAACCGTCGTGTAGCTTTAGGAATTACGTGTGTCCAGTGCACGCCAGTTCAGCTCGAAATTCTACGACGAGCGGGAGCGATGCCTATATCATCCAGAAGGTGTGGAATGATAACGAAACGTGAAGCTGAAAGACTTGTTAAATCATTTTTAGAAGATAATTCCCCTCCGAAACTACCTGACAATTTCAGTTTTGATGTTTATCACGAATGTGGATGGGGAGGGCGTGGAAAGTTTGAACCATCTAGATACAACAGTTCAAGAGCAAAATGTATCAAATGTATCTATTGCAACATGTACTTTTCtccaaacaaatttattttccattttcatAAAACTCCCGAATCCAAATACAATCACCCAGACGCCGCTAATTTCAATTCATGGCGCCGCCATCTTAAACTAGTCGACTTTGACGCAGACGATGTTGTACATGCCTGGGAGGATGTCAAAGCTATGTTTAATGGCGGAAGCAGAAAAAGATTATTGTCGTCTGCTATAAGAGGACCGTCACAAAGTCAGACAAATCACAGTCAAAGCAGCGTTAAAAAACCACGTGTTAATGTAAGCAGTGGAGAAAACATTGATTCATGTCAAAATTCGTATCCGCCCTTCCCTTTCTTATCCGTCCCCGGAAAATCTTATCCAATAAGTCCGTTTAACCACTCACCTCCATTTGGTATTGGATTGCATTTGAATAAAGACAATTTTGATGCTAAAACGTCATCAGGATTCCAGACAGGATGGGGACTACCAAGTTTTATGCCATCCTATGGTATGATGTGGAATCATGGTCTCATTAATCCAAACCGTCTCCCAGTTACTAACAATAATTGCTATTCATTAAAAGTAACGAACAATGAAGAAACACGACAAGCATGCGAGAGAGAACACGGCAGTTCTTCATCACCTGAAAGTAGTCCATCTTATTGTGACAAAAACGAAAGATTTTCCGCTTTCCGACCAGTCGGTCGAAATGCTACTTGTCGTAGTACTCCAGATTCTACCAAGACTGATGATAAAATCTCTTGCGATGAAGAAAATGATGAAATCAACATTACAGATGAAATAGTTGAAACAGAAggagaagaaaaagaagaatcTCTACCAATCACCAAGGAGACAAAGAAGGGACCGATATCTCCTGCTTTTATTTCCTTTGATGGCCAGTCATCTAATGAACAG gataaagaaaagaaagatttgaGTG ATATATCGACAACTTCAGAAAAAAGAACAGACAAGATTTCTCAAAAcacagaagaaaataaaacagagaCGGACTTGCCGAGTGAAAAGAAACAAGACATTCCAGAACAAGCACTTG ATCTTTGTTGTAAATCATCACTTCACCAAAGCGCGGAGAATGTCGCTCAGCTGTCAAAAG aaGATTTACAAGATCAATTGAAGAAAGAGATGGATCTGAGACGTCAAATAGAGAAAGAGATTATGGACATAAAAG ATGCATTGTCACATGAGCTGCTTCAAGAAAGACATGTTAGACTGACTCTTCATCAGAAACTCAAAG aggCACATGAGGCATTAAGCAAGTTTTCCAACAGTATAACGTCAACTAAGTCGGATTTGAACTATTGA